The Leptospiraceae bacterium genome includes the window CAAAAAGACAGCGATAAGGCATAGCACTCATTTAACATGCCCTCACTAAAATATGGTCTGCGGTTTCATCACGAAGGGCTATCTCTGCAGACCCAACCGCTACAGTAAGTTTTTTTTGTCCTTTTATTTTATGTAAAATTTTAATCTGAGTGCCGGGTATCAACCCATAGTCCAAAAGATCATATACTATATTGATGGG containing:
- a CDS encoding ferrous iron transport protein A; protein product: MIFTKNTKYKTKPSTNSLSELAQGKFAIIESLDLRYFPINIVYDLLDYGLIPGTQIKILHKIKGQKKLTVAVGSAEIALRDETADHILVRAC